A single window of Oxyura jamaicensis isolate SHBP4307 breed ruddy duck chromosome 3, BPBGC_Ojam_1.0, whole genome shotgun sequence DNA harbors:
- the LOC118165140 gene encoding cullin-9-like isoform X6, with the protein MSCSRFPCVSADSSPAMVNERRDGGLLVRLGPELQACPRELLRQRRGHDGQPQYLVRWSVVRSEERAAGGGSSAGPDAGSVSLWMSAEEVCASCPALLGEGKPAGPRAEEEAAEDEAVEDEDGARAAPRSDSQSDSQLFGELLEREGLRFPEAAESRAWGSCEGASRRGSLAEVAQVADVIRSSGCEAELRVAGLQHMVRVLQEEPEPEQQEGGEARREKLVKAAVQLLSAEAAEKRLVVLALRLVALLMERRGWRMPFATEGGVRAVLACMRQHAASALVQHAGLAALKVLVGAGEPGGAVGKPSPLSHGDAQLMREVFASIGSACGEGSPGLLSAIPAAVRAMQSVPGGSSGVRNGLLVLKMLVDGHRDLAEQLVSGELPAVLQSCWRDGQGPSAMLALGVINRLAEHRLPLGPETPGAEALLEAGDAQTPAGSPGDGALPEDVVVALERQLCGRGPVPSGEASPRPQERGCFRMLLRSLELPGAEKTVGLRILRILNAFLDGYREDALPWHECVQPCLSSLSAHSSDREVVQEVVGFLHRLAAASKDCAVAMCRAGAREALAKALEQHSPAVPMAPALLELLSDCEKAAGLHGTLTGSVLAGCIQLALGQIEEHRRSQRPISVPFFDVFLRNLCRGSGVEVREDKCWEKVQVSSNPHRAGKLTDRNPKTYWESNGSSGSHFITVHMQGGVVVREMSMLVASEDSSYMPARVVVLGGDSPAAIRTELNAVTVLPSASRVVLLENMTRFWPVIQIRVKRCQQGGIDTRVRGIEVLGPKPTFWPVFKEQLCRRTFLCCTARAHAWCREIRRDRGRLLQLFGKLNRALRHEQDFAERFLPDDEAARALGRTCWEALVSPLVQSITSPDPSGVSPLAWLLGEYLGSGEPPQGPPSRGAAFGSRVRLLTQLLVHVDPGGVELEEARAAGGQEGRNEEAPPRVAAVRRPSGLWGVVQCWRGVVQQQVQRLLEAAGQAPDVVERYCGLYRRLRGATEELFGQQAAFVVALGQGFAGALLQLSFLTALHVSEQFARYLDGKIQELHGAVGSTGLLQQLLEPFVVFSGLEFAHTFEHFYRLYLGDRLLAQGPSWLEGAVLEQIGLCFPRRFPQEMLSDLAESEELQRQFRLSQLQERDKRLLGLGAGPESPEDEAPGEASLADAPEVTVLALSPRCWPVSPLCHMDEPGRFFSAALSSPLAAFAAFCGQSQSQRGWTCTRPRRLQWTWLGRAELHFGDCVLHVSTLQMFVLLRFNGAEEVAVESLLQATGLPAELLQQALAPLTEGEGVLVRSCALGAPGALRLNRAALAQASGRHLRLLPRQRYLRAERAESGALERKRNVLCCLITRVLKAEKQLHIDNLVFRVIDACQKGELGPGLQFLSFCCHSVDVLSCVLHLLNQGYLRRQEERPHVLEFVPAEPTTPLGGQAQMVFQRQLPATYPDEDSKDCLYRSNSGTDRSEEFLLAMLQVPMGHTLSLEEAKLLMNQTVQRVQDTLSIPEDVARHLLMHCRWNVDFLIHCYVEDCRSLLIASGLEVEDAQRPPSPGTHCPVCVNQLCPTEKPPSLCCMHYCCKPCWNEYLTTRIEQNMVLSCTCPISECRAQPTTAFIYSIVSSKEIIAKYEKALLRGYVECCSNLTWCTNPQGCDQILLKDGLGYEAACSKCSWISCFNCNFLEAHYPASCSHMSQWVDDDGYYEGMTSEAQSKHLAKLISKHCPSCQAQIEKNEGCLHMTCAKCNHGFCWRCLKPWRPTHKDYYNCSAMVSKAAWQEKRFQDYNERCTFHHRAREFAMSLRNRVSSIIEMPKIRTLTFVLHACKVLEQARKVLAYSCVYSYYSQDTESIDIVEQQTENLELHTNALQILLEESLLQYHDLACSLQLLKAEQFNTGLELVHRIKERLFAILWHSTQDFRVGLETLTDPGQNKLKLSNVPSLAPACVGPRPTVFFESLNTAEDGKENEDEEYDPHWQEDYGEDDDDDLDEDNFLFDDESDNLDCDSYFDDDDAYD; encoded by the exons GAGGCGGCGGAGGACGAGGCGGTGGAGGACGAGGACGGCGCTCGTGCGGCGCCCCGGTCGGATTCCCAGTCGGATTCCCAGCTGTTCGGCGAGCTGCTGGAGAGGGAAGGGCTGCGCTTCCCGGAGGCGGCGGAGAGCAGAG CGTGGGGCAGCTGCGAGGGGGCGAGCAGGAGGGGCTCGCTGGCCGAGGTGGCGCAGGTGGCGGACGTGATCCGGAGCAGCGGCTGCGAGGCGGAGCTGCGcgtggctgggctgcagcacatgGTGAGGGTCCTGCAGGAGGAGCCGGAGccggagcagcaggagggcgGCGAGGCC CGCAGGGAGAAGCTGGTGAAGGCGGCGGTGCAGCTGCTGAGCGCCGAGGCGGCCGAGAAGCGCCTGGTGGTGCTGGCGCTGCGGCTGGTGGCCCTGCTGATGGAGAGGCGCGGCTGGCGCATGCCCTTCGCCACGGAGGGCGGCGTGCGGGCCGTGCTGGCCTGCATGCGGCAGCACGCCGCCTCCGCCCTGGTGCAGCACGCGGGCCTGGCG GCCCTGAAGGTGCTGGTGGGAGCCGGCGAGCCCGGAGGCGCCGTGGGGAAGCCCTCGCCCCTGAGCCACGGCGACGCGCAGCTGATGCGGGAGGTCTTCGCCAGCATCGGCTCCGCCTGCGGCGAGGGCTCGCCAGGCCTGCTGAGCGCCATCCCCGCCGCCGTGCGCGCCATGCAGAGCGTCCCAGG GGGCTCCTCGGGCGTGCGGAACGGCTTGCTGGTGCTGAAGATGCTGGTGGACGGCCACCGGGACCTGGCGGAGCAGCTGGTGAGCGGCGAGCTCCCCGcggtgctgcagagctgctggcgGGACGGGCAGGGCCCCTCCGCGATGCTGGCCCTCGGCGTGATCAACCGCCTGGCGGAGCACCGGCTGCCCCTGGGCCCCGAGACCCCAG GCGCGGAGGCCCTGCTGGAGGCCGGGGACGCGCAGACGCCCGCGGGCAGCCCGGGGGACGGCGCCCTGCCCGAGGACGTGGTGGTGGCCCTGGAGCGGCAGCTCTGCGGCCGAGGCCCCGTCCCCTCCGGCGAGGCGTCCCCGCGGCCGCAGGAGCGCGGCTGCTTCCGGATGCTGCTGCGCAGCCTGGAGCTGCCGGGGGCCGAGAAGACCGTCGGCCTGCGGATCCTCAG GATCCTGAACGCGTTCCTGGACGGCTACCGGGAGGACGCGCTGCCCTGGCACGAGTGCgtgcagccctgcctgtcctcccTGAGCGCCCACAGCAGCGACCGGGAG GTGGTGCAGGAGGTCGTCGGCTTCCTGCACCGCCTGGCTGCCGCCAGCAAGGACTGCGCGGTGGCCATGTGCCGCGCGGGCGCCCGCGAGGCCCTGGCCAAGGCCCTGGAGCAACACAGCCCGGCCGTGCCGATGgcgccagccctgctggagctgctgagcgACTGCGAGAAGGCCGCCGGCCTGCACGGGACGCTGACGGGCAGCGTCTTGGCTGGCTGCATCCAG CTGGCGCTGGGGCAGATCGAGGAGCACCGCCGGAGCCAGCGGCCCATCAGCGTCCCCTTCTTCGACGTCTTCCTGCGCAACCTGTGCCGAG GCTCCGGCGTGGAGGTGAGGGAGGACAAGTGCTGGGAGAAGGTGCAGGTCTCCTCCAACCCGCACCGCGCCGGCAAGCTCACGGACAGGAACCCCAAGACCTACTGGGAGTCGAACGGCAGCAGCGGCTCCCACTTCATCACCGTGCACATGCAGGGCGGGGTGGTGGTCAG GGAGATGAGCATGCTGGTGGCCAGCGAGGACTCGAGCTACATGCCGGCCCgcgtggtggtgctggggggagaCAGCCCTGCCGCCATCCGGACGGAGCTCAACGCC GTGACCGTGCTGCCCTCGGCCAGCagggtggtgctgctggagaacaTGACGCGCTTCTGGCCCGTCATCCAGATCCGGGTGAAGCGGTGCCAGCAG GGCGGCATCGACACGCGCGTGCGCGGCATCGAGGTGCTGGGGCCCAAGCCCACCTTCTGGCCCGTCTTCAAGGAGCAGCTGTGCCGGCGGACGTTCCTCTGCTGCACCGCTCGGGCGCACGCCTGGTGCCGGGAGATCCGCCGGGACCGGGggcggctgctgcagctcttcgGCAA GCTGAACCGGGCGCTGCGGCACGAGCAAGACTTCGCCGAGCGCTTCCTTCCTGACGACGAGGCGGCCCGGGCCTTGGGCAGGACGTGCTGGGAGGCCCTGGTGAGCCCCCTGGTGCAGAGCATCACCAGCCCAG ACCCCAGCGGCGTCAGCCCCCTGGCCTGGCTGCTGGGCGAGTACCTGGGCAGCGGGGAGCCGCCCCAAGGCCCCCCGTCCCGCGGCGCCGCCTTCGGCTCCCGCGTGCGGCTCCTgacccagctcctggtgcacgTGGACCCTGGCGGcgtggagctggaggaggcaaGGGCGGCGG gcgggcaggagggcaggaacGAGGAGGCGCCGCCCAGGGTGGCGGCGGTGCGGAGGCCGAGCGGGCTGTGGGGCGTCGTGCAGTGCTGGCGCGGCGTGGTGCAGCAGCAG GTGCAGCGGCTCCTGGAGGCGGCGGGGCAGGCGCCAGACGTGGTGGAGCGATACTGCGGGCTGTACCGGCGCCTGCGCGGCGCCACGGAGGAGCTCTTTGGGCAGCAGGCTGCCTTCGTGGTGGCCCTGGGCCAGGGCTTCGCGGGggcgctgctgcagctctccttccTCACCGCCCTGCAC GTGAGCGAGCAGTTTGCCCGCTACCTCGACGGGAAGATCCAGGAGCTCCACGGGGCCgtgggcagcacggggctgctgcagcagctcctggagccctTCGTCGTCTTCAGCGGCCTGGAGTTCGCCCACACCTTCGAGCACTTCTACCG GCTGTACCTGGGGGACCGGCTGCTGGCGCAGGGCCCCTCGTGGCTGGAAGGGGCCGTCCTGGAGCAGATCGGGCTGTGCTTCCCGCGCCGCTTCCCCCAGGAGATGCTGAGCGACTTGGCCGAGTCGGAGGAGCTCCAGCGGCAGTTCcgcctctcccagctgcaggagcgggACAAgcggctgctggggctgggcgcGGGCCCCGAGAGCCCCGAGGACGAG GCGCCGGGGGAGGCCTCGCTGGCGGACGCTCCGGAGGTGACGGTGCTGGCCCTGTCCCCGCGCTGCTGGCCCGTGTCCCCGCTGTGCCACATGGACGAGCCCGGCAGGTTCTTCTCGGCAGCGCTGAGCTCCCCGCTGGCCGCCTTCGCCGCCTTCTGCGGGCAGA GCCAGAGCCAGCGGGGCTGGACGTGCACGAGGCCCCGGCGGCTGCAGTGGACGTGGCTGGGCCGTGCCGAGCTGCACTTCGGAGACTGCGTCCTGCACGTGTCCACGCTGCAGATGTTCGTCCTGCTGCGCTTCAACGGCGCCgag GAGGTGGCCGTGGAGTCCCTGCTGCAGGCCACGGGGCTCCCTgcggagctgctgcagcaggcgcTGGCACCGCTGACCGAGGGCGAGGGCGTCCTGGTGCGGAGCTGCGCGCTGGGGG CTCCAGGTGCCCTGCGGCTGAACCGGGCGGCCCTGGCCCAAGCCTCCGGCCGCCACCTGAGGCTGCTGCCCCGGCAGAGGTACCTGCGGGCAGAGAGGGCCGAGAGCGGCGCcctggagaggaagaggaacgTCCTCTGCTGCCTCATCACCCGCGTCCTCAAGGCGGAGAAGCAGCTGCACATCGACAACCTGGTGTTTAGG GTGATCGATGCCTGCCAGAAGGGTgagctggggccggggctgcagTTCCTGAGCTTCTGCTGCCACAGCGTGGACGTGCTGTCCTGCGTCCTGCACCTGCTGAACCAGGGCTACCTGCGGCGCCAGGAAGAGAGGCCCCACGTCCTGGAGTTCGTCCCTGCTGAGCCCACAACACCCCTTGGGGGCCAGGCACAGATGGTTTTCCAGAGGCAGCTACCAGCCACATATCCAGATGAGGACAGCAAGGACTGCCTGTATCG GTCGAATTCTGGCACAGACAGATCGGAGGAGTTTCTCCTGGCAATGCTGCAGGTGCCAATGGGGCACACGCTTAGTTTGGAGGAGGCAAAGCTGCTCATGAATCAGACGGTGCAGCGGGTCCAGGATACTCTGAGCATCCCAGAGGACGTTGCTCGGCACCTCCTCATGCACTGCAGGTGGAATGTGGATTTCCTGATCCACTGTTACGTGGAGGACTGTCGGTCACTACTCATCGCCTCGGGGCTTGAAGTGGAAGATGCCCAGCGCCCTCCAAGCCCGGGAACCCACTGCCCAGTCTGTGTGAACCAGTTGTGTCCCACTGAGAAGCCACCGTCCCTCTGCTGCATGCATTACTGCTGCAAG CCCTGCTGGAACGAGTATCTCACAACTCGCATTGAACAGAACATGGTCCTCAGCTGCACCTGTCCCATTTCCGAGTGCCGTGCGCAGCCCACCACAGCATTCATCTATTCCATTGTCTCCTCCAAGGAGATTATAGCCAAG TATGAAAAAGCCCTCCTCAGAGGCTACGTTGAATGTTGCTCCAACCTGACGTGGTGCACCAACCCTCAGGGCTGCGATCAGATCCTCCTTAAAGATGGGCTTGGTTACGAGGCAGCctgttccaagtgctcctgGATATCCTGTTTCAACTGCAACTTCCTAGAG GCCCATTatcctgccagctgcagccacaTGTCTCAGTGGGTGGATGACGATGGGTACTACGAGGGAATGACAAGTGAAGCACAAAGCAAGCACCTGGCTAAACTCATTTCGAAGCATTGTCCAAGCTGCCAGGCTCAGATAGAGAAAAACGAGGGCTGTCTGCA TATGACGTGTGCCAAGTGTAATCATGGCTTCTGCTGGCGTTGCCTCAAGCCCTGGAGGCCAACTCATAAGGATTATTACAACTGCTCTGCTATG GTGAGTAAAGCAGCTTGGCAGGAGAAGCGTTTTCAGGATTACAATGAGAGATGCACCTTTCATCATCGTGCGAGG GAATTTGCCATGAGTCTGAGGAACAGGGTTTCTTCCATCATTGAGATGCCAAAAATTAGGACTTTGACTTTTGTTCTTCATGCCTGCAAAGTGCTGGAACAGGCACGGAAG GTACTGGCCTACTCATGTGTGTACAGCTATTATAGCCAGGACACGGAGAGCATAGATATTGTTGAACAGCAGACTGAGAACCTAGAGCTGCACACGAACGCTCTGCAAATCCTTCTGG AGGAATCCCTGCTGCAGTACCACGACCTGGCTTGCTCTCTTCAGCTCCTGAAAGCAGAGCAATTCAATACTGGTTTGGAGTTGGTGCACCGGATCAAGGAGCGTCTCTTTGCAATTCTCTGGCACTCCACACAG GATTTCCGTGTTGGGCTTGAGACTTTGACAGATCCTGGTCAGAATAAGTTGAAACTCTCCAACGTGCCTTCTTTGGCCCCTGCCTGTGTAGG GCCAAGACCTACCGTCTTCTTTGAGTCCCTCAACACAGCCGAAGATGGAAAAGAGAATGAAGATGAGGAATATGACCCGCACTGGCAGGAAGACTACggtgaagatgatgatgatgacctTGATGAAGACAACTTTCTGTTTGATGATGAGTCAGATAACCTTGACTGTGACTCCTACTTTGACGATGATGATGCCTATGACTAG